The genomic stretch ATGTTGTTGTATGGTGTTGCTCCAAGAAAATTTATTGTTGTGTTTATGACCATTAATGAGGATGATTATTTGGTCTTCTTTTCAAGCTGTTACACGATTTTCTCCTATAAATATAATCCACTATTTCCATCACTTTTATATCATCATAAATCTTACAGAAACACAACATTGTAAAATCCTCAACAAATCTCATCTTACACTTAATTAATGTGAAAGTCCGTTATATAAAAATCACGAGTTTTTGTTTAAGCCTAATATGGAAAAAAGCAAAATGTCGAGAAAAAGACAAACTGTATCCACATCCACATATAcgagtagaatttcttaaaaaaaaaaggagagtCTACTTCAGGTAAACGTTAAAAAATGGAGAGTCCATTtcatttaaatgttttaaattGCATTCTTGCAAACTCGAACAGTTCTAGATTTATGCATGGAAATAAGAgttaataaagtttaaagtgcgaAATATTATTAAGTGTGTTCGTGAGAAAAAATGGACTCGTTATTTCCTAAAGGAAATAGAGAAAATCCTAATTACTACGGAATTAGCCTGTTTTATATTTATTACGAATATTATCATAAGGAAGATAAGTCATAAGTGTACCATTACCAACTTGCCAAATAAACATGCCCACATTACACGTCAAAATATCTATAGGAATTAATCACCCATCATTTTTAATATCTCCATCTCCCTGTCCATTATTATAATTAAAGCAACCCATCATATACTCCCTATTTCATTGCTTTACATATTACAAACATCACCCATCCAATTCCTAAGATCACACAAATCATCAtcgtcattaaaataaaaataaaaacaaaaacaaaataaaaagtacgTGATCAAACTTCACCAATGACAATATACCATCACCACCTATAAAAATTTCCCAAATCAAACAATATTCTTCGTGTTTTCTCCTTCTCATCAGTCATCTCCTTTTTCAAAGACCGTTGTATGCATATAACAAACTAACGTATTCCATACAGAATACGTACTCCATATATGAATAAAACGGCCTAACTTACAACAATTTCACACAAGACTAACTAACTGAAGTCTAAAATGAAATTTATTGAATACGTATCTTGCTGTGTTACGAGTCCGCAGCCACGTGACACGGAAACGACGCCGTCGTCAACGGATGTCGGCCGCCGTAAGAGGAGAACGTCGTCAACAAGGGGTACGTCTCAGGAATGGGAGCCATCCCTTTTCGCCATTACAGAAGACAACGCTATTGCGGCGGTGCCAGAGAAGAAAAAGCCAGTTGATGTCCGTCAACCGGTGGCTAAACCGGCTCGACCGCAGGTTTCTAAGAGGAATGTGAACCGGTGTGGTACGTCGTCGGTTCAGGTCAACGGTCCTTCTCGATCCTATGATTACAGGTATTGTTACACATCCAACCTTATATCAAAATTATGCAACCTAGATACAGTTAAGACTTAAGACGGAGATATTATGGATAGACAGATCAGATAGTAAATTTTACGTCTAATTCCCTAGCTCCTTATTTTAAACTCCGTATTCTTTCTGTTCAGGCTAATTTCATATATACGATTAAAATATCTACTTAACGAATATATGAAATTGGCTTGAAGAGAAGAATTGTCGTCTTTGTGGCTCATTTGAAACCGAAATCGCGgttaataattgttatttacGGGTAGAATTTTTTACCATCAATTTTTGGAATGTTATTTGTTACTGTATAAGGAAGGTTAATGGCTAGATTGTTATGAGTaacttatacggagtatataacgTGTTATTAATTACTATGTCATAAGGAGCTTCATTTTGGCTAGAAACGTGAATAAACGTACTTGCGTGTTATTGttactgcat from Silene latifolia isolate original U9 population chromosome 5, ASM4854445v1, whole genome shotgun sequence encodes the following:
- the LOC141656455 gene encoding uncharacterized protein LOC141656455, producing the protein MKFIEYVSCCVTSPQPRDTETTPSSTDVGRRKRRTSSTRGTSQEWEPSLFAITEDNAIAAVPEKKKPVDVRQPVAKPARPQVSKRNVNRCGTSSVQVNGPSRSYDYSRDPFPMVIPAFSAAPFMF